Proteins from a genomic interval of Clostridium scatologenes:
- a CDS encoding DUF1097 domain-containing protein → MNEKKLNVLTLALGIALLPPIWAVISPYLGVTTGAVALICAGIFVANGNKVEDGAKISIGFLLGDLWGCIALEAMDMVKLNQNIELFCALFILGGLAVIISSTKLEKIIFLPAWLAGWAITLLIMAPLNMNWGTLPIQIGVSMLMGVWYVGVGVLDFQNLLITIIKK, encoded by the coding sequence ATGAACGAAAAAAAATTAAATGTTTTAACATTAGCTTTAGGAATAGCACTTCTGCCTCCAATATGGGCAGTGATAAGTCCTTATTTGGGTGTTACTACAGGTGCTGTAGCATTGATTTGTGCTGGAATCTTTGTTGCAAATGGAAATAAAGTAGAAGATGGGGCTAAAATATCTATAGGTTTCTTACTAGGAGATTTATGGGGATGCATAGCACTAGAAGCAATGGATATGGTAAAATTAAATCAAAATATAGAACTTTTTTGCGCTTTATTTATTTTAGGAGGTTTAGCAGTAATTATTTCAAGCACTAAACTAGAGAAGATAATATTTTTGCCAGCATGGTTAGCTGGATGGGCAATAACCTTATTGATTATGGCACCATTAAATATGAATTGGGGTACTTTACCTATACAAATAGGGGTATCAATGCTAATGGGTGTATGGTATGTAGGCGTAGGAGTATTAGATTTTCAGAATTTACTAATTACAATTATAAAAAAATAA